DNA sequence from the Parambassis ranga chromosome 1, fParRan2.1, whole genome shotgun sequence genome:
GTCGGCTGTGGAAAGAGCTCTTTACTGGCTGCACTCACCGGAGAACTCAACAGGTACGCTGCTTTTAAACTCAAAATATGATTGTATTGGGGAAAGTTAGGAGCTTACCTAATTATAAATATATGCAAAATACTTTTCTTCTTTATACATTAGATGATGCTTTTCATCCTGAACTTGAGCACTGACAAGCAGAGAGGAAATCCTTGGTTACAAGGCTCTGAgctttctcttttctctgcagGCTGAGTGGAGTGCTCTTCGttacagacagagaggctggCTTCGGTCTGGCCTCTCAGGAGCCGTGGATCCAGCATGCATCAGTACGAGACAACATCCTGTTTGGAAAAGACTACGAAGCTGCTTTCTACCAGGCTGTGATTGAGGCCTGTGCACTCTCAGATGACCTCAATGTACGATCACATCACCATTCCTGCTGACCTAAAATTTAGGGacacacattttctgtcacCCTCAGATGACATTATTTTCTTTGAATCAACACCACAGTAAGATTAAGTTTTCaggttttctgtttctgtgtctgcaggttttGCCAAATGGTGACAAGACAGAAGTGGGCGAGAATGGAGTGACTCTGAGCGGAGGACAGAAAGCCCGACTGGCCCTCGCCAGAGCTGTTTACATGGTCAGTCCTCTGCTCAGTCCAGCCATCTGCTTCaagaaacagaacagaatagaacagaatagacgTACttcagcagcaatatacaggcactctaATACTAAACATATATCTAAAGGTAAACAGAGTAAACATAGACACATATTTACAAGAACATagaatataaattatatatacaaTGCAGttttgcagttttaaaagcTAAATCTTGTGCAAAGTCCGTCAGTTACAACAATCAGAGTGTGATAATAACTCATCTCTGTGGCACAGAGATGAGTTATTATACAGTCTAATGCCGTGAAGCAGGAAAGATTGATGGGATTAAACAAACCTGTAATGTTTCAGTTTGAGAGATTCTGTTCTCCCACCTCTGGTCTACAGGACAAAGACATCTACCTCCTCGATGATCCTTTGGCAGCAGTTGATACAGATGTGGCCGAGCACCTGATGACGAAATGTATCATGGAGCTCCTTAGAGGAAAGACCAGAATCCTTTGCACACACCGCATAGAGTTCGTGGACGAAGCTGACCTGGTGGTTCTCATGGACAATGGAACTATTATCAGAACAGGTAGAATTATACAGATGTTTAGGGCTGACTTGTTTGGgttactgtaaaaaataaatgttgtcaTTAAAGACATTACAAGCAAAACTATTGGCCTCTAATAGCATCATACAAAAACAGGAAATCTGTCAAGGGCTTCATGGCTCAGAATAGGCATTGTTTATACTGTGCACTGAGCTTCATTCTgtctaatgtgtttgtttatatgtggACTCCTTAAGTTTACCTTAGCGAAGTGCTGGCTATTCCCAGGACTGAGCTTTTCATGGAGTGTGCTTCATAAACAGGCTTATGCAGAGTGCTGTGTGATTTATTACAAAACTAGTTCATGTTGATGGGATgctatttatttctttataatTCCATCTGcactgtttctttgtgttgcaGGCACGCCAGCAGAAATCCTCCCTCTGGTAGAGGCGGTGCCAAAAAAACGGAAGAATGAGCACAACATGAAAGAGAAAGGTGCgttctgagctttttaagacaATTTATTCTAtcaacacaaactcagtgaccttttctctctcacctcaGAAATCATGTGCGAAGTATTCAGCACAGTGTTATCTTTCattctgctgtttatttatcAAATGTGTCGTTGCTGTGTGaaaattttttttctgctaagCAGATGGCACAGAGCAGGATGAGGACGAGCAGGGTTCGCCTCCTGATCTGCACGTGGACGATGATCCTGATATGTTGGGGGCAGAGCAGAAGCAGGTGGGCGGACTGGCATGGAGAGTTTACCAGACCTACTGGGTGGCTGTGGGCCGAGTGCTGGCCATCTCCATCttgctttctctgctcctcatgcAAGGTTTGGGCCCACTCTGCTTTTCTGAATGATCTGTGCACAGTGATGACCTCAAGAAACACTTCTGTTATTTTGTGTAACTTAGCATCTAAGAATGTGTCCGACTGGTGGCTGTCCCACTGGATCTCAGAGCTAAAAAACAATGGTTCCACCTGGACTAATGGTTCTTCCtcagctgctttcagctcaCCACACCTGCTGCTTTTCTCCCCTGGTGGCCTAATGTGAGTCATcgaaccagaaaaaaaaacaatgtgccCGTCATATTTTCACAGTACACCAACAGCTCATTGACTAATATAATATTTCCATCTCCCCCTCTAGATCTcctctgccttctgtgcagACCGATCTCTCCAACAACACAAACTCAGATGTTAAGTTCTACTTAACAGTCTATGGCTCGATTGCCATGGCCAACACTGTCTTTACTGCCATCCGAGCCTTCCTCTATGCTTATGGAGGGATCTGTGCTGCCTCCGTTATCCACAACAGGCTGCTGGATCAGGTCCTTAAGGTGAGTCATCTAAGCTTTGAGCCCCAAGACACCTGTCAGACGACCTGGGCCATCAGTCAGAGCTAAACCAAGCTGGCCGAGTGTTTATCAtgttaaataatacaaataatacagATTCAGTCCAGTGCCTGAAAGACTGCCAGCATGAAACGTGAGATTAGCATATGTGAGGATGTTAGTGAAACAGAGGAAGAATGTTCCCTCAGCTTGAAATGCCAATGGGAGTGTTCTGCTTGGTGTCTTCCAACATCTCTGGCATGCTTGGTTACAAGACCCATTATTCAACTCAACATTTCTGCCTGTAGCTCATTAGCTGATGGTTCTTGCCAGTCAAGCAACTGTTTTGGAATTCTGGCTGCTTAGTGTGTATAACGTTTTGCCAACATAccaacaaaaatatttctggCCACTTgggagcagcagaaaaaaagtcataaaccaaaccaaactcAAAGCCCTTTACAACTTTATTGCAGTTCTACAGGAACCCTCTAGAATGTGAATAATACATAATGACTAAGTTCCTAAACAATGTACTATTTACACATCCAGAAGGCACACATCATTATCATTAGTTTGAAGTGGTCTTATTCAGGTTTACCACAGTTCAGTCATCCctttaaatgattcattttttaatcaaaaggCACAGCATTGTGTGCAAAATATTTGCAGgtttctggctgctctcttGTCTTCAGTGTTTTTGAATTTTAAGACAACATAGAGTCTCAGAAATGAAGTATAAGAATATAGATAAACCTGTCCTGTCTGAGATTATACAGCATTTTGAATGATATAGGAGTTGAAGAATGTCTAACCGAAAGCATCGTTTCTCCAGGCCACTGTGACGTTCTTCGACACCACCCCTTTGGGCCGGATACTCAACCGTTTTTCCTCGGACCTGTACAGCGTGGACGACAGCCTGCCGTTTATTCTCAACATCCTGTTGGCCAACATTTTCAGTCTGCTGGGCATGCTGGTGGTGATAAGCTACGGCCTGCCCTGGGTCCTGGTGCCTCTGCTCCCCCTGGCTGTGCTCTACTACCGCACGCAGCACTTCTACAGACACACCTCAAGGGAGCTGAAGCGCTTGTGCAGCCTCACCCTGTCACCCGTCTACTCGCACTTCTCTGAGACTGTGACCGGGCTGGGCACTATCCGAGCCAGCGGCAGCTCTGCCAGGTTAGATATGACTCGATACGTACGGTCTATTTCCTGTTGATGTTCAGGATTTACAAGTGTCTGTTTGCTGTTGTGACAGGTTTGAGGAAGAGAGCGCCAGGCGCCTGGAGCAGAATCAGCGATGCCTGTTCCTTAGCAATGCCGCCATGCAGTGGCTGGACATCCGCCTGCAGCTGATTGGTGTTGCCGTGGTGACTGGTCTTGGGGTGATAGCTGTTGTTCAGCACCAGTTTAGTTCTGTTGATCCAGGTGAGATAACTTCTCAGTTTGTTAGTTTTGCTACTTGTAGTTTCTGttcagtgtgactgtgtgtttgtgtttgtccgGTCAGGTCTGGTGGGTCTGTCCCTGTCCTACGCTCTGTCCATCACAGCGCTGCTATCTGGCCTCATATTCAgcttcacacagactgaaatgcAGCTGGTGAGCGTGGAGAGAACGGAGGAGTACTCCACTGGCCTGCCGACGGAGCCACAGCATCAGAGTGCACAGGTcagactgctgctgcaccaACCTTGTGTCTTGACTGTATCTCATAAATGGAACAGTATTGTATCGTTTGTGTTAATGCACACTTTGACGAAGAGCCAGATTCTTAATAGTAGGAAGATATTCATGGTTCTAACCAATCCAGAATTAATCTAAAAGAAGAAATCGAACATTCACAGTCAGAAGACTATGTCATAAAATGACCTCAATCTTTGGTATTCATAGGGATAGCAGTTGTCAACCACAATACAACAATTTGATTATAAATAAAAGCCATGAAATTTTGTCAGCAGTATAATTGTTAAGCATGCAGCTTTTATAAAAAACAGTGGTATGTTTTGCTCAGTGTTGTGTGACGGTGTCCTTTGATCAGAGTTTCACCTTCACTGTTTTTGCATTTCACGTCCTCTGTTTTGGCATCAGCTTCCCCCTGCATGGCCCGAGCATGGCTGGTTGGAGTTCCGCAACGTGGTGTTGACCTACAGGGATGGTCTTCCTAATGCCCTGGATGGAGTGAGCCTTGTGGTGCGGCCTGGGGAGAAAATAGGCATTGTGGGACGTACAGGCTCAGGGAAGTCCACCATGTTCCTGGCTCTGTTTCGAATGGTGGAGCTCAAGCAGGGCCAGATTCTCTTGGACCAGCTGGACATTAGCACTGTGGGTCTGGCTCAACTCAGGTAGGTGATTAGAATGAGAATGTTTTGGCTCTTAAAGATGTTTCAGCTCTTGGTCAAGAGGGTTTCTCAGTTCTAACTGACTGGTAGGGAGTTCCAGGTTTTATTTAATGCCCTCTGCAGGTGCTTGCTCACCCAAAACTCACTGATTTTTGCCATTTATTGCTGTCACAAGGTAAGACGTTGTGTGCTGTTGGCTCCCTCTGCAGGTTAAGGATGGCCATTATCCCACAGGACCCATTTCTGTTCAGCGGTACCATCAGGGAGAATCTGGACCCCTGCGGCCGACACCCAGACCAGCATCTGCTTGACGTCCTGGAGCAGTGCCACCTCAGCCCCGTGGTCTGCAGGATGGGTGAGGGTTATTAATGAAGtgaaagaatgagatcacaCGGTGAATGAAGGATGAGTAGTGTGATGCTTTTCTGTGTTGAAACCACATGTCTGGAGTTCACTCCAGCCTTTGTTATTCCTGTTTGATCACATGGCTGTCATGTTCATGGAATCTAGTTCTAGTTCGCTCTTCTCCACTTCCTCTTTCATACCTTGTTAGTTGCACAATTCCACACCCAGCTTTTACCAAGAAGCTCAGACTGATGCATCAGGATGAATGGAGGTGCCTGAACCAGGCTGCCTCTGGTGTCTTATGTGTGTCatgtgtcctgtgtctgtgtgtgtatgttaggtGGTCTAGATGCTGtggtgggagagagaggaaaatccTTCTCTGTGGGACAGagacagctgctgtgtctggCCAGAGCTCTGCTAACACAGGCCAAGGTGAGAGCTCAGCTCTGTTATTTTACAGTAAATGCAGCACAGATTGTGTCCAACCAATAACTGGGAAGTTATTTCACCTTAAAGCCACTAATGTGCCTGTATCAAAAGATGCCCTAAGATTCAgtattttatataaaatatccatctatccatcatctgaaccctgAAACACCCTGAGAACCTGTAGTTTGTGGTGTTACTTTTATTCCTGCACACCTTATATCAAAGCGTATAACTGTAAATTATTCTAAGTGCCATCAACCTGTTGAGTCATGACTCACACCTGGTTGATGAAGAATAACACATACTGAGCACCAACTGTCGGTTTGGTGACACTGATTGTTGATATAGTATAAAGCCTCCTGTATCTCTCGTCCTTAGTCGCActgaatatttttaaatatgtttgaTTTCCCCTTTAAGATTGCATTGGTATGTGAGACAGTTCAACaaaggtcagaaaaaaaaacatagggGGCAAGAGGGGGCGATGTGTCGCAGGTTCCTGACCTGACATGAACTGTGGATGTTACTGTTACATGGCTTGTGCTGTAATCAGTCAGCTACCACTCCTGATTTTGCAGATCCTAACATTTATAAACTGTACTGCCATCTCTTACTAACCTGCTGTGCATTCATCCTGTTTGATGTATTGTAGTTGTGAACTTGACACTCCTTGATGTGTTTAAAAgcagacagactgtgtgtgctGAGGAAGGCGTTGACCAGAGCTTTTGTGCCTCTGCATTAGAGGAAAGAACAGACACAAAGAACAGATACTCATAATGCAATCCACTTATTCTGATTGCTCCAAAACGTAACCCAAAACTGCAAAAGCTGTATTTTTTCAACATTCTCTCAGTAATAAATAAACTTGTATTATATCTAGTGAGGCTTTAACACACACGTGCTCGTTGACGTTGTTTAGTACAGCCAACCCTGCAGCATAGCATAGTCTGCtgctatgtatgtatgtatataagaCTTTTTCCTGTATGTATAGCATTTATTATTTGATATATGCTGATATCACAACTTAATTTCtctacaggaagtgatgaagtaaatcttaatcttaatctaaatATATTTCCCATCATGTAGTTACTGTGTATTGATGAAGCCACAGCCAGCGTGGACCAGAAGACAGACAAACTCCTGCAGCAGACCATCAGAGAAaagtttcaggacaagactGTGCTCACTATTGCCCACAGGTTCCATTTCTTCCTGAATCACACACctttgaaatgtaaatgtttgaaTTCCATTTTTAATATGATCTTTTTTTGTGCACATGTTTGCGTCATCAGGATCAACACCATCCTGGACTGTGACCGGGTGCTTgtgatgcatgctgggaaggTGGTGGAGTTTGACACTCCTGCTGCTCTTTGCCAAACTGACAACTCCATCTTTCACAGACTGGTTGGTGATCAAGGGGAGTGAGGTGACCAATACAGACCAGGTGGAGGCAAGAGCTGACGGCATCATCCTGATTTAAAACACTTCTTCCACAAGGGATCCTCTGAACAGACACAGGGAAACCTACAGTTCCCTTTAATTTGTTTCCTGATGATCTGGTTTgggaaacattttaaatgtgaatcagtgtgtttgtatctTTGAATTACTTGTtactatattttatatttaaatgtcaTCCATCATTTTCTGTGGTCTTTGTTGATACTGTGGTTTGTGTGCGTCTATTTAAGGGCTCCATCATTTTTCCCAGGATGCACTGGAAGCACAGACCCAGTCACATTTTCAACCTGCATTTGCACTTAATATTTTGAATAATTATATAACATGAAAAGTGCATATACTGGTGGCTGCTGCTTCTACAAATATTTTGGGATGGCTTGACTTTCTCTGCATCTGAACATCTTCAGCTTCTGTTCTTTATGACTCACTGTGGCTCTTAAAATGCCAGAGCACAGTGGACGGAGGGCTCAGGTGCCACTGACATCTTAAATATTATGGGTTATGGGTTAGGAAGAAGCCACATAACATGAGCCTGTAAGTACACAACAGCAAAAAACAGATCCACCTGTTAAAATAACTTCTGTTGTGGTTCTTTAGGATTTAGGTGAAACAAATGAGACACATCAACTTTCATTTGTCAAATAAAGTGAACGGGGAGTTTGCATTAGTCCAGGAGCTCAGGCTGCAGATTATTTAGTAAAAATATGAACATAGTTTGGTGtcatgcttttgttttgaagtCCAAAGTTTCAGTCCTACTTTTTTGTTGATAGAAATGATGTTTACATCTGTACGGTGATATTTAAGGAGCTGCTGAGGATGTGATTTAAAATAATTACATCATACTTTTTCCACCCAGCATCAGTTGGTTAAATTTTATACTGATAAAAATTCAAATTACagtatttaatatatttttttatgctttCTCTGTTGTACTGTTATGTGGTTATTTTCTTGGGTTTTTCGGTTTCTGTTTTAATGAAAAACTGCTACACTATACAAAAAGTTTTTATATAACCAGAGGGAATTTTATGTGGCTAATCTCTATGTT
Encoded proteins:
- the abcc10 gene encoding multidrug resistance-associated protein 7 isoform X2, translated to MSDFGPAELVAGLCHTDRDNPLPLWQNGHISSCFNQLILGALPHAAMAIFSSCYLSMARCSLLQTSPPCGWTLRLLSALLAALLFTADVILVSVLQLGDMYLDILTDSCAILAWLVHFSAIAVLQRTAVRRSRGPPLLLVMVLLLVPNLVITLMIYCDNKEYLNITEPLKLARFVLATARTLPFLFYLLAFAFPCISDAGYTLYINAVDGSPLIPERTQPDTGEMVAEDGSSCVSRLFYLWLNPLLRRGQQGQLERPTDVYHLPWKLRTSVVCRYFHQCWEACQRGAAVRDREDQWPRPVSRNLLSGTWSSHYQEETLDLDGKVKLLKVLHKAFGVRYYILGVLKVIVNMLSFAGPLLLSSLVNFMEDKEAPVSWGVWCALGLFATTLLCSVLRNIFDFEVSKVALSARAALVSAIYGKALRVSGCSLAGFTLGEVVNLMSTDTDRVVNFFRSFHELWSMPVQFSITLYLLYVQVGVAFLGGLCVALVLVPFNKFLASRILSNNKHMLGCKDNRVKLMTEILFGIRVIKFYNWEPHFTQKVADCRQQELSHLKAIKYLDAMCVYTWAALPVVISILTFLTYVLLGHQLTAAKVFTTLALVGMLITPLNAFPWVLNGVLEAKVSLERTQRFFELTNQDLQAYYALVSPEDSQTSVLLSQGTFSWQGPNSFEGETETGAAKGSLQLHSLNLHVKKGSLVVVVGKVGCGKSSLLAALTGELNRLSGVLFVTDREAGFGLASQEPWIQHASVRDNILFGKDYEAAFYQAVIEACALSDDLNVLPNGDKTEVGENGVTLSGGQKARLALARAVYMDKDIYLLDDPLAAVDTDVAEHLMTKCIMELLRGKTRILCTHRIEFVDEADLVVLMDNGTIIRTGTPAEILPLVEAVPKKRKNEHNMKEKDGTEQDEDEQGSPPDLHVDDDPDMLGAEQKQVGGLAWRVYQTYWVAVGRVLAISILLSLLLMQASKNVSDWWLSHWISELKNNGSTWTNGSSSAAFSSPHLLLFSPGGLISPLPSVQTDLSNNTNSDVKFYLTVYGSIAMANTVFTAIRAFLYAYGGICAASVIHNRLLDQVLKATVTFFDTTPLGRILNRFSSDLYSVDDSLPFILNILLANIFSLLGMLVVISYGLPWVLVPLLPLAVLYYRTQHFYRHTSRELKRLCSLTLSPVYSHFSETVTGLGTIRASGSSARFEEESARRLEQNQRCLFLSNAAMQWLDIRLQLIGVAVVTGLGVIAVVQHQFSSVDPGLVGLSLSYALSITALLSGLIFSFTQTEMQLVSVERTEEYSTGLPTEPQHQSAQLPPAWPEHGWLEFRNVVLTYRDGLPNALDGVSLVVRPGEKIGIVGRTGSGKSTMFLALFRMVELKQGQILLDQLDISTVGLAQLRLRMAIIPQDPFLFSGTIRENLDPCGRHPDQHLLDVLEQCHLSPVVCRMGGLDAVVGERGKSFSVGQRQLLCLARALLTQAKLLCIDEATASVDQKTDKLLQQTIREKFQDKTVLTIAHRFHFFLNHTPLKYWLVIKGSEVTNTDQVEARADGIILI
- the abcc10 gene encoding multidrug resistance-associated protein 7 isoform X1 — its product is MSDFGPAELVAGLCHTDRDNPLPLWQNGHISSCFNQLILGALPHAAMAIFSSCYLSMARCSLLQTSPPCGWTLRLLSALLAALLFTADVILVSVLQLGDMYLDILTDSCAILAWLVHFSAIAVLQRTAVRRSRGPPLLLVMVLLLVPNLVITLMIYCDNKEYLNITEPLKLARFVLATARTLPFLFYLLAFAFPCISDAGYTLYINAVDGSPLIPERTQPDTGEMVAEDGSSCVSRLFYLWLNPLLRRGQQGQLERPTDVYHLPWKLRTSVVCRYFHQCWEACQRGAAVRDREDQWPRPVSRNLLSGTWSSHYQEETLDLDGKVKLLKVLHKAFGVRYYILGVLKVIVNMLSFAGPLLLSSLVNFMEDKEAPVSWGVWCALGLFATTLLCSVLRNIFDFEVSKVALSARAALVSAIYGKALRVSGCSLAGFTLGEVVNLMSTDTDRVVNFFRSFHELWSMPVQFSITLYLLYVQVGVAFLGGLCVALVLVPFNKFLASRILSNNKHMLGCKDNRVKLMTEILFGIRVIKFYNWEPHFTQKVADCRQQELSHLKAIKYLDAMCVYTWAALPVVISILTFLTYVLLGHQLTAAKVFTTLALVGMLITPLNAFPWVLNGVLEAKVSLERTQRFFELTNQDLQAYYALVSPEDSQTSVLLSQGTFSWQGPNSFEGETETGAAKGSLQLHSLNLHVKKGSLVVVVGKVGCGKSSLLAALTGELNRLSGVLFVTDREAGFGLASQEPWIQHASVRDNILFGKDYEAAFYQAVIEACALSDDLNVLPNGDKTEVGENGVTLSGGQKARLALARAVYMDKDIYLLDDPLAAVDTDVAEHLMTKCIMELLRGKTRILCTHRIEFVDEADLVVLMDNGTIIRTGTPAEILPLVEAVPKKRKNEHNMKEKDGTEQDEDEQGSPPDLHVDDDPDMLGAEQKQVGGLAWRVYQTYWVAVGRVLAISILLSLLLMQASKNVSDWWLSHWISELKNNGSTWTNGSSSAAFSSPHLLLFSPGGLISPLPSVQTDLSNNTNSDVKFYLTVYGSIAMANTVFTAIRAFLYAYGGICAASVIHNRLLDQVLKATVTFFDTTPLGRILNRFSSDLYSVDDSLPFILNILLANIFSLLGMLVVISYGLPWVLVPLLPLAVLYYRTQHFYRHTSRELKRLCSLTLSPVYSHFSETVTGLGTIRASGSSARFEEESARRLEQNQRCLFLSNAAMQWLDIRLQLIGVAVVTGLGVIAVVQHQFSSVDPGLVGLSLSYALSITALLSGLIFSFTQTEMQLVSVERTEEYSTGLPTEPQHQSAQLPPAWPEHGWLEFRNVVLTYRDGLPNALDGVSLVVRPGEKIGIVGRTGSGKSTMFLALFRMVELKQGQILLDQLDISTVGLAQLRLRMAIIPQDPFLFSGTIRENLDPCGRHPDQHLLDVLEQCHLSPVVCRMGGLDAVVGERGKSFSVGQRQLLCLARALLTQAKLLCIDEATASVDQKTDKLLQQTIREKFQDKTVLTIAHRINTILDCDRVLVMHAGKVVEFDTPAALCQTDNSIFHRLVGDQGE